One window from the genome of Nocardioides panaciterrulae encodes:
- a CDS encoding glycerophosphodiester phosphodiesterase: MRPQVVAHRGASHENAEHTLGAYLAALDDGAEALECDVRLTADGHLVCVHDRNLRRTAANRRIVSTMELADMDALDFAAWKNPWADLDDEAPERDEDLGRVLTLRKLLETVADYPRPVEVAIETKHPTRYAGLVERRVVDLLRDFGWDAPGSPVRVMSFSWTALQRIERLAPGVRLVQLLERAQYWPMLKNRIGPDWIVGPGVRELQDHPRLGPRIIRAGHEMHVWTVNSPDELELCRRLGVRAVITDRPAYMLELLGV; encoded by the coding sequence ATGAGGCCGCAGGTCGTCGCCCACCGGGGGGCCAGCCACGAGAACGCCGAGCACACCCTCGGCGCCTACCTCGCGGCCCTCGACGACGGTGCGGAGGCGCTGGAGTGCGACGTCCGGCTGACCGCCGACGGCCACCTGGTCTGCGTCCACGACCGCAACCTGCGCCGCACCGCCGCCAACCGGCGCATCGTGTCCACGATGGAGCTCGCCGACATGGACGCGCTCGACTTCGCCGCGTGGAAGAACCCCTGGGCCGACCTCGACGACGAGGCGCCCGAGCGCGACGAGGACCTCGGCCGGGTGCTCACGCTGCGCAAGCTGCTGGAGACCGTGGCCGACTACCCCCGGCCGGTCGAGGTGGCGATCGAGACCAAGCACCCCACGAGGTACGCCGGGCTCGTGGAGCGGCGCGTCGTCGACCTGCTGCGGGACTTCGGCTGGGACGCCCCCGGCTCGCCGGTGCGGGTGATGAGCTTCTCCTGGACCGCCCTGCAGCGCATCGAGCGGCTGGCCCCGGGGGTGCGGCTGGTGCAGCTGCTCGAGCGCGCGCAGTACTGGCCGATGCTGAAGAACCGGATCGGCCCGGACTGGATCGTCGGCCCCGGGGTCCGGGAGCTGCAGGACCATCCCCGGCTCGGCCCGCGCATCATCCGGGCCGGCCACGAGATGCACGTCTGGACGGTCAACAGTCCCGACGAGCTCGAGCTGTGCCGGCGGCTCGGGGTGCGCGCGGTCATCACCGACCGCCCGGCGTACATGCTGGAGCTGCTCGGCGTATAG